One Pecten maximus chromosome 16, xPecMax1.1, whole genome shotgun sequence DNA window includes the following coding sequences:
- the LOC117344687 gene encoding von Willebrand factor D and EGF domain-containing protein-like, protein MDPYNTTSDQTTTLQSTTTSDAATNTADSTTTTNEPTTTTTEPTTTTTEPTITTTEPTTTTTEPTTTTTEPITTTTEPTITTTEPTTTTTEPTTTTTEPTTTTTKPTTTTTEPTTTTTEPTTTTTEPTTTTTEPTTTTTEPTTTTTEPTTTTTEPTTTTTEPTTTTTEPTTTTTEPTATTTSEPATTTTEPTITTTEPTTTRAEPTTTTTEPTTTTTERTTTTTKPTTTTVEPTTTTTEPTTTTTEPTTTTTEPTTTTTEPTTTTTEPTTTTTEPTTTTTEPTTTTTEPTTTTTEPTTTTTEPTTTTTQPTTTTTEPTTTTTEPSTTTEPRTTTNDPSTATTEPTTTTIKPTTTTIKTPTTTIELTTANNEPTTASTEAATTAADVLLTAIVTPGLEERTGTPPSTNTSVEFKLLEIKFECGVAFRDKSVDPEQFLYDITWYINDAMILKSSITNLTYADLATTGRLQEIHWRGVHRLSFEVKCGVALRSADNKPGSVTLSESFYAGIQTDTQEYVVTEGDWFDIQVRLTIPLGCYFPANSDINEINVIKETQCRMTVRIVTSMDSSGTICSAGGLTNEPIAFGGYSCGLQFNHSNWDSAQAVRVYGASDNLVNVRNRNVKVRLIAEEVVTRHNAWNAASSQNISVSVVDADIRVVTSVCKSYNDPHIRTFDGRSWENQRLGEYVLYYNKDTHHSVHAMYQTCANDVTGATCNCGLAVRNKKARFVANFCSARIGWLVSDVTRSNRYIEGSFCDDTHMAIENNGNAYKITLPTGTQISFYHITDNSSTTIGGITIKPSIADWQTSGGLCGFLDGNITNDFRTRDGGTTSDERTFALDWKITGQTGDVSMFGDASLPDINKTSPRYCKCRDRAAHGDVTTVECNLESATALCSGTGSDSFFKSCDETFRRKRSASEPLQRHRRAAGDGDVVAKFPIVLESDADLEPTPLSWRNGWNEQSATAACRQFLENQMFLKKCEEILHEMRKETAEGIKACVEDIKLIGDTRYMQSTADTLSESCRMTVVRLENLTMTSSPGTPGKSVLGEMLDLDCRNNCSRNGRCTNGICECFDDFEGSDCSIRRSLPPIMSSRTNPGLCQSDVYACTTFYVSGSNFASENVTCRAVHLTIHESTYQLTSQNETFPAVPMSGGIGCSCSIPQSRRKRRSAHDNAAIAEGFFLSVSNDGVVFSDDVLMLVYNSTCFTCNTTSISCSVKSSCQSTTSTLPTTSPSSSSVSTTLPTTQDDQHHGYINTGLVVGAVVGVLGCAVVILVLTKLISVHVNSKKAETVDLDEEYQYRRNNYWEHGRGYPSLGRSTLSSRIHTRFY, encoded by the exons ATGGATCCTTATAATACCACCTCTGACCAAACAACCACGCTTCAATCGACAACAACTTCGGATGCAGCAACAAACACTGCTGACTCGACAACAACCACTAATGAACCCACAACTACCACTACTGAACCCACAACAACCACTACCGAACCCACAATAACCACTACCGAACCCACAACAACCACTACTGAACCCACAACAACCACAACCGAACCTATAACAACCACTACCGAACCCACAATAACCACTACCGAACCCACAACAACCACTACTGAACCCACAACAACCACTACCGAACCCACAACAACCACTACCAAACCCACAACAACCACTACTGAGCCCACAACAACTACTACCGAACCCACAACAACCACTACCGAACCCACAACAACCACTACTGAACCCACAACAACCACTACCGAACCCACAACAACCACTACCGAACCTACAACAACCACTACCGAACCCACAACAACCACTACCGAACCCACAACAACCACTACCGAACCCACAACAACCACTACTGAACCAACAGCAACAACCACTAGTGAaccagcaacaacaacaaccgaACCCACAATAACCACTACTGAACCCACAACAACCAGAGCCGAACCCACAACAACCACGACTGAACCAACAACAACCACTACTGAACGCACAACAACCACTACCAAACCCACAACAACCACGGTCGAACCAACAACAACCACTACCGAACCCACAACAACCACTACTGAACCCACAACAACCACTACTGAGCCCACAACAACCACTACCGAACCCACAACAACCACTACCGAACCCACAACAACCACTACCGAACCCACAACAACCACTACTGAACCCACAACAACCACTACTGAACCTACAACAACCACTACCGAACCCACAACAACCACTACCGAACCCACAACAACCACTACCCAACCCACAACAACCACTACCGAACCCACAACAACCACTACCGAACCTTCAACAACCACTGAACCCAGAACAACTACAAATGACCCCTCAACAGCCACTACTGAACCCACAACAACTACTATTAAACCGACAACAACTACAATCAAAACCCCAACGACAACTATCGAACTCACAACGGCCAATAATGAGCCTACAACAGCGAGTACTGAGGCGGCAACAACAGCTGCCG atGTTTTGTTAACAGCCATTGTTACTCCAGGACTAGAGGAGAGGACGGGAACACCCCCTAGTACCAacacttccgtggaattcaaacttttagaaataaaatttgagTGTGGTGTAGCGTTTAGAGATAAAAGTGTGGATCCCGAACAATTTCTATATGACATCACGTGGTACATAAACGACGCCATGATACTGAAGAGTTCCATTACGAACCTGACGTACGCTGACTTAGCAACAACAGGACGACTACAGGAGATACACTGGAGGGGCGTGCATAGATTGAGTTTTGAG gtaaaatgtgGAGTCGCACTCCGTTCCGCTGACAACAAACCAGGGTCTGTCACCTTAAGTGAATCGTTCTATGCAGGAATTCAG ACAGATACACAGGAATACGTGGTTACTGAAGGTGACTGGTTCGACATTCAAGTGAGACTGACCATTCCTTTAGGATGCTACTTCCCAGCTAATTCTGATATTAACGA AATTAATGTCATCAAAGAAACCCAGTGTAGGATGACAGTTAGAATAGTTACTAGTATGGACAGTTCCGGTACCATTTGCTCTGCTGGGGGTCTAACAAACGAACCTATCGCCTTCGGAGGATATAGCTGTGGCTTACAATTCAATCATTCAAACTGGGACTCTGCGCAGGCCGTTCGTGTTTACGGGGCGTCTGATAACCTTGTCAATGTGAGGAATAGAAACGTAAAGGTGCGCCTTATAGCGGAGGAAGTTGTGACTCGCCACAACGCCTGGAATGCTGCCTCTTCTCAGAACATTTCC GTGAGCGTCGTCGATGCAGACATCCGGGTCGTCACCAGTGTATGTAAAAGCTACAATGATCCACACATCCGCACGTTTGATGGcag GAGCTGGGAAAATCAGCGGCTTGGCGAATACGTGTTATACTACAATAAGGACACACACCATTCG gtacatgccATGTATCAGACCTGTGCCAATGACGTCACTGGAGCGACCTGTAACTGTGGATTGGCTGTGAGGAATAAAAAGGCTCGCTTTGTCGCCAACTTCTGCTCTGCTCGAATCGGATGGTTGGTTAGTGACGTAACCAGGTCAAACCGGTACATAGAGGGGTCGTTTTGTGACGACACACACATGGCGATAGAGAACAACGGAAATGCATACAAG ATAACATTGCCAACAGGCACACAGATATCATTCTaccacatcacagacaacagcAGTACAACCATTGGTGGTATCACAATCAAGCCCTCTATTGCTGACTGGCAAACGTCTGGGGGACTCTGTGGCTTCCTGGACGGAAATATTACCAACGATTTCAGGACTAGGGATGGTGGAACGACAAGTGACGAACGAACATTTGCACTGGACTGGAA AATAACGGGACAAACTGGTGACGTATCTATGTTTGGTGATGCCAGCTTGCcggatataaataaaacatcgCCAAGGTATTGTAAATGTAGAGACCGAGCGGCTCATGGTGACGTCACTACTGTCGAATGTAACCTCGAGTCCGCCACGGCTCTGTGTTCTGGCACAGGATCCGACAGCTTTTTCAAATCTTGCGATGAAACTTTTCGTCGGAAGCGGTCGGCATCTGAACCTCTTCAGAGACATAGACGAGCTGCAGGTGACGGCGATGTAGTGGCCAAGTTCCCAATAGTTCTGGAGAGTGACGCCGACCTAGAACCGACG CCTTTGTCATGGAGGAATGGATGGAATGAACAGTCGGCGACAGCAGCCTGCAGACAATTTCTGGAGAATCAGATGTTTTTGAAGAAATGTGAAGAGATACTACACGAGATGAGAAAAGAGACAGCGGAAGGGATTAAAGCCTGTGTTGAAGACATCAAG CTAATTGGAGACACCAGGTATATGCAGTCAACGGCTGATACGTTGTCCGAAAGTTGCCGGATGACGGTAGTCAGACTCGAAAACCtcaccatgacgtcatcaccTGGTACACCTGGCAAATCGGTGTTAGGCGAAATGTTGGACCTAGATTGTAGGAATAATTGCTCCAGAAACGGAAGATGTACAAACG GAATTTGCGAATGTTTTGACGACTTCGAGGGAAGTGATTGTTCTATACGGCGATCATTACCTCCTATTATGTCATCACGGACAAACCCAGGACTGTGTCAAAGTGACGTATACGCTTGTACTACCTTCTATGTCTCCGGCTCGAATTTTGCAAGTGAAAATGTGACTTGTAGAGCTGTCCATCTCACG ATACACGAATCAACATACCAGCTGACGTCACAGAACGAGACATTTCCAGCTGTACCAATGTCTGGTGGTATAGGCTGTTCATGTTCTATACCACAATCTCGCCGGAAAAGGCGATCTGCGCATGACAATGCTGCGATTGCAGAGGGATTTTTCCTCAGCGTTTCAAATGACGGTGTTGTTTTCAGTGATGACGTATTAATGCTCGTTTACAACTCAACATGCTTTACCTGTAACACAACGTCCATCTCGTGTAGTGTAAAG AGCTCTTGTCAGTCTACAACATCTACGTTACCTACAACGTCACCAAGCAGCAGCTCCGTCAGTACCACACTGCCTACAACACAGGACGATCAACATCATG GATACATCAACACTGGATTAGTGGTTGGCGCTGTTGTAGGAGTATTGGGATGTGCCGTCGTGATACTGGTGCTGACTAAACTCATCTCCGTACACGTGAACTC GAAAAAGGCCGAAACAGTCGACTTGGACGAGGAATACCAGTACAGACGAAACAATTACTGGGAACATGGCAGAGGATATCCGAGTCTTGGACGATCAACTCTATCCAGCCGCATACACACGCGATTCTATTAA